Proteins encoded within one genomic window of Nitrososphaerota archaeon:
- a CDS encoding Lrp/AsnC family transcriptional regulator produces MQLVYDATDLMILRRVCSGYGVEINIAALSKMLGRHKRTIRNRVTSLLKYGVVDRPVFPFKALFQEYPLLVISYADLPYDEKTIDWLRNDKNVFAAYRVREGESNMVIFEFHRDVWDYHLWRERIAAEGKIPERSKRAPSHNYYFSNKAIFKYEPSTPIELIEKEFKEQGFVEVNGYELDEVAIGVLKHLLRGEGVRVNETLLAKELGLSRKAILNRLSKMQSSGIILNPLCRFPHFFVPPNYLLVLALVEVRRSLEDVMQQIKSDPHITLAYRISEGRYNLLLFGCYKTVEDYLKWEDLYGGKNPGCFGSIKISILSPKMTIHIDQQKVSLGIIEEKLKQAAGDKIR; encoded by the coding sequence GTGCAGCTGGTCTATGATGCTACCGATCTAATGATTCTAAGGAGGGTCTGCTCAGGGTATGGTGTAGAAATCAACATCGCCGCTCTCTCAAAGATGCTTGGGCGGCATAAGAGAACGATTAGGAATCGTGTTACCTCTCTGCTTAAATATGGTGTAGTAGACAGACCCGTCTTCCCCTTCAAAGCACTCTTCCAGGAATACCCTCTTCTTGTAATCTCCTATGCTGATTTGCCTTACGATGAGAAGACGATAGATTGGTTGAGGAACGATAAGAATGTGTTCGCAGCCTATAGGGTTAGGGAGGGTGAGAGCAATATGGTGATCTTCGAGTTTCATAGAGATGTTTGGGACTACCACCTCTGGAGGGAGAGGATAGCGGCTGAGGGTAAGATACCTGAGAGGAGTAAAAGAGCGCCTTCCCACAACTACTACTTCTCGAATAAGGCGATATTCAAGTACGAGCCGAGCACACCTATAGAGCTTATCGAAAAAGAGTTTAAGGAGCAAGGGTTTGTTGAAGTTAATGGCTACGAGCTTGATGAGGTTGCGATCGGGGTCTTAAAGCATCTTCTAAGAGGAGAAGGCGTTAGGGTTAACGAGACCCTTTTGGCAAAGGAGCTGGGGTTAAGTAGGAAGGCTATTCTCAATAGGCTGAGTAAGATGCAGAGCAGCGGCATAATCTTGAACCCTTTATGTAGATTCCCTCACTTCTTCGTTCCACCCAACTATCTTCTTGTGTTAGCGCTGGTTGAAGTCAGAAGGTCTTTAGAGGACGTTATGCAGCAGATTAAAAGTGACCCACACATTACCTTAGCCTACCGCATAAGTGAAGGAAGATACAATCTTCTCCTCTTTGGATGCTACAAAACTGTGGAAGACTACTTGAAGTGGGAGGATCTTTATGGCGGAAAGAACCCGGGCTGCTTCGGCTCGATAAAGATAAGCATACTTTCACCCAAGATGACCATACACATCGATCAGCAGAAGGTTTCACTTGGCATAATAGAGGAGAAGCTAAAACAAGCAGCGGGAGATAAGATTAGATGA
- a CDS encoding DUF2099 family protein: MKGREKLDEFLKEIESECGGLPKDLHITRICCALAAVSHGKIIKTEKPMLKYCPLRVADKLYKFRNFDSTEVCEALWLKISKYGYFTPNRELCRESIEVPYGASEMMKYALEKKTVEAAVIVCEGAGTIVTNNPALVQGVGARMTGVFYTSPIPEIIRRIEGVGGLVVFRDTARIDQIEGVRKAMELGYKNVAVTVNGYLGENLSELRRLGESKSVSIISLVVCTTGIEKERAEEIAEYADLAWSCASLHMREVVGRKAKIQLATKIPVYVLSEKGIDFLSSYSDGDIRRFVEEGKRYLISGDRRLMKSYRRIKVGDFETYFGEVDELPLRVRDEPTPLT, encoded by the coding sequence ATGAAAGGCAGAGAAAAGTTGGACGAATTTCTGAAAGAAATAGAAAGCGAATGTGGAGGGTTACCAAAAGATCTCCATATAACAAGAATCTGCTGTGCTCTGGCGGCGGTTTCTCACGGGAAGATAATAAAAACAGAAAAGCCAATGTTAAAATACTGTCCCTTACGTGTTGCCGATAAATTATATAAGTTCAGGAACTTTGATTCAACAGAAGTCTGCGAAGCTCTCTGGCTTAAAATATCAAAATATGGTTATTTCACGCCAAATAGGGAGTTGTGTAGAGAAAGTATCGAAGTCCCATATGGAGCTTCGGAGATGATGAAGTACGCTTTAGAGAAGAAAACGGTAGAGGCAGCTGTGATAGTATGTGAAGGGGCAGGCACCATTGTGACCAACAACCCCGCGTTAGTTCAAGGGGTTGGTGCAAGAATGACTGGGGTTTTCTACACTTCGCCTATTCCTGAAATTATAAGAAGAATAGAAGGCGTAGGAGGACTTGTCGTTTTTCGGGACACAGCTAGAATAGATCAGATTGAGGGGGTAAGAAAAGCGATGGAGCTCGGTTATAAGAACGTTGCTGTAACAGTAAATGGGTATTTGGGTGAAAATTTAAGCGAACTTAGAAGACTAGGAGAGAGTAAAAGCGTTTCCATCATCTCTTTAGTAGTCTGCACAACCGGAATAGAAAAAGAGAGAGCAGAGGAGATAGCGGAGTACGCAGATCTAGCTTGGAGCTGCGCTTCCCTCCACATGCGTGAAGTAGTTGGTAGGAAAGCAAAGATTCAGCTGGCTACGAAGATTCCAGTCTATGTTTTAAGTGAAAAAGGGATAGATTTCTTATCGAGCTATTCCGATGGGGATATTAGAAGATTTGTTGAAGAGGGGAAGAGGTATCTGATCTCTGGTGACCGTCGGTTAATGAAAAGTTACAGGAGAATAAAGGTAGGTGATTTTGAAACTTACTTTGGGGAAGTCGATGAGTTGCCTTTAAGGGTCAGAGATGAGCCCACTCCTCTTACTTAA
- a CDS encoding phosphoribosylglycinamide formyltransferase, with product MMVPIGVLASGRGTNLQAIIDAIKSGYIKNAEIKVVISDRADAYALERARAASIPAVYLDPTPYKGRREEYDSLIIKTLIDHGVTPEEGLVLLAGYMRILSPMFIQRYRMRIMNIHPSLLPAFPGLRAQKQALEYGVKYTGCTVHFADEEVDKGPIILQAVVPVYDDDTEETLSERILKEEHRIYPEAVKLFVERRLKIEGRKVKIIK from the coding sequence ATGATGGTACCTATAGGTGTGTTGGCTTCAGGTAGGGGAACAAATCTTCAAGCGATAATAGATGCAATAAAATCGGGTTACATAAAGAACGCGGAAATCAAGGTTGTCATAAGCGATAGAGCAGACGCATACGCTCTAGAGAGAGCCAGGGCAGCATCTATACCAGCAGTCTACCTAGACCCAACACCCTATAAGGGGAGGAGGGAGGAGTATGACAGCCTAATCATCAAGACGCTTATAGATCATGGTGTTACACCTGAGGAAGGGCTTGTGCTCCTAGCAGGCTACATGAGGATACTCTCACCTATGTTTATTCAACGCTACAGGATGCGCATAATGAACATCCACCCATCGCTCTTACCCGCCTTCCCTGGGTTGAGGGCGCAGAAGCAAGCCCTCGAATACGGCGTCAAATACACTGGCTGCACGGTTCATTTCGCAGATGAGGAGGTGGATAAAGGTCCTATAATACTCCAAGCAGTGGTTCCTGTGTATGATGACGATACCGAGGAGACGCTCAGCGAGAGAATATTGAAGGAGGAGCATAGAATCTACCCAGAGGCAGTAAAGCTCTTCGTAGAGCGAAGGCTGAAGATTGAAGGTAGGAAGGTGAAGATAATTAAGTAA